In Synechococcus sp. Nb3U1, one DNA window encodes the following:
- a CDS encoding DUF1997 domain-containing protein produces the protein MSIASSKPVVPASDCQDCDAASEQQQLAKAHLDLQATRRGQVDLETDRETLAHYLRGHSQWIQHCFRPLQVEALSADSYRLEFFRIGGLGFELEPCFGVKIWPDENDVFRLTSIELPGDAAMPYRVDCRAAFRLEELRGSPEHPPTTRVHWDLHLDIWLALPGFLQVLPHKLVCRVANQVVQQVTRSMSDRLTHNVCSDFYRSIERPGHPYRLVAVD, from the coding sequence ATGTCTATCGCCAGCTCCAAGCCCGTCGTTCCGGCAAGTGATTGTCAGGATTGCGATGCAGCCTCTGAACAGCAGCAACTAGCCAAAGCCCATTTGGATTTACAAGCAACACGGCGCGGACAGGTGGATCTGGAAACGGATCGAGAAACCCTGGCGCACTACTTGCGGGGCCATTCCCAATGGATCCAACACTGCTTCAGACCCTTGCAGGTGGAGGCTTTGTCGGCAGATAGCTACAGGCTGGAGTTCTTTCGCATTGGCGGTTTGGGCTTCGAGCTAGAGCCCTGTTTCGGGGTGAAAATTTGGCCTGACGAGAATGATGTGTTTCGTCTCACCTCGATCGAGCTGCCCGGCGATGCTGCCATGCCCTACCGTGTCGATTGTCGAGCGGCCTTCCGACTAGAGGAACTGAGGGGATCCCCTGAGCACCCGCCCACCACTCGGGTTCACTGGGATCTGCATCTGGACATCTGGCTGGCTTTGCCCGGGTTTTTGCAGGTACTCCCCCACAAGTTGGTTTGTCGGGTAGCCAATCAGGTGGTTCAACAGGTCACTCGCAGCATGAGCGACCGCCTGACCCACAATGTCTGTTCCGATTTTTATCGCTCCATTGAGCGCCCTGGACATCCCTATCGCTTGGTTGCGGTGGATTGA
- the hisIE gene encoding bifunctional phosphoribosyl-AMP cyclohydrolase/phosphoribosyl-ATP diphosphatase HisIE has protein sequence MSPEELACLDGLCYNEQGLIPAIVQDYLDGTVLMMAWMNRGSLQKTLETGRTWFWSRSRQAFWAKGEISGHVQWVKQIHYDCDSDALLITVEQVGDVACHTGARSCFFRPLLKSASNIPSAADTLSQVFAVIKARQADPSSNSYTSNLLAKGDNAILKKLGEETAEVVMAVKDQEPTAIASEVADLWYHCLVALAHHQVDIKDVYRQLQARRSGK, from the coding sequence CTGTCACCAGAGGAGCTGGCCTGTTTAGACGGTCTTTGCTACAACGAGCAGGGCCTGATCCCCGCCATCGTTCAGGATTATCTGGACGGGACGGTGTTGATGATGGCCTGGATGAACCGGGGATCCCTGCAAAAGACCTTGGAAACGGGCCGCACCTGGTTTTGGAGTCGATCTCGCCAAGCCTTTTGGGCCAAGGGAGAAATCTCTGGGCATGTGCAATGGGTCAAACAAATCCATTACGACTGCGACAGCGATGCTCTACTGATCACAGTAGAACAAGTGGGGGATGTAGCCTGTCATACCGGAGCGCGTAGCTGCTTCTTTCGGCCCTTGCTGAAAAGCGCAAGTAACATTCCCTCCGCAGCTGATACGCTTTCCCAAGTGTTTGCGGTGATCAAAGCCCGTCAGGCGGATCCCAGCTCCAACTCCTACACCAGCAACTTGCTGGCCAAAGGAGATAATGCCATCCTCAAAAAGCTCGGTGAGGAAACCGCCGAGGTGGTGATGGCCGTCAAAGACCAAGAGCCGACAGCGATTGCCAGCGAGGTTGCAGACCTCTGGTACCACTGTCTTGTGGCTCTCGCACATCATCAGGTGGATATCAAAGATGTCTATCGCCAGCTCCAAGCCCGTCGTTCCGGCAAGTGA
- a CDS encoding polysaccharide deacetylase family protein, with product MTSRQHPTRLGGLPSPGNPGRNPVSGGAPRGSQVRLPQGPAPRQSFSYPPRRVKSRFRLFRFVAVLVILLGFSAGALMAWGIANPDWASRLPGLSDPIAELPAPRAAAKAAQQQRLPIVKEPQLERDPFALDPLASLSYVPSIMYHDVVASRKEVWFDTTLAELRQHFEAIKQAGVTPIHIDQLYKHLRDGDPLPEKAILLTFDDAYLGLYENAYPLLKEYNYPAAYFVQTGFVGVPTSKDHFTWEQMREMDASGLIDFAAHTVNHPPDLRVLDDARLRREVFDCKTKLEEELGHRIDYFAYPEGNRDERVMQYLADAGYLMSFTMDPGFTGQSPNLLEVRRFNQFRITEAIIGAKTINLSRSPDYLLDVTQPLALTDEVIDQVRTLTIRGGRAATVHAERRYEVSTLAQRYQADAGINGSFFSIPWINSASNIMVGPVMAANHKTFIPGRPEDDRVVRGRPLVLIGKDRVRFVPFDPDTMTNLASIQELMPDVTDLFVAGLWLVKDGQALSQTEIDSFRLSSAEEFRPRAFFGIDDQDQVVIGVTKTHVNAAILARILPKTGIREAILLDSGFSTSLLYEGEILATGHAGPNQPSRPVPHAILLYDMTQLWAGDPRSATPTTPQAGIDVEGLVHLLPTSEQDSAKAYLNSVLAGQRTLKRGDRGSAVVALQLGLSRLATKQGRADLLPSGPDGVYGNEVAQAMAELVLADPAPIPISSTNSNGSLDPIPQATPTPLVVGTAPTTAPRGVEEINAQLLQQLLDRVKLAPPSVLVETRLERQALPLERKPERKPLPSLAAEARRIAPSATSQLGS from the coding sequence ATGACATCTCGACAGCATCCGACGCGCCTGGGAGGGTTGCCGTCGCCAGGCAATCCAGGCCGCAACCCCGTCAGCGGCGGGGCACCAAGGGGATCCCAGGTTCGTCTGCCACAGGGGCCTGCCCCACGACAAAGCTTTTCCTATCCCCCCCGTCGGGTGAAGTCTCGCTTCAGGCTGTTCCGCTTTGTGGCTGTGCTGGTGATCCTGTTGGGCTTCAGTGCCGGGGCTCTGATGGCCTGGGGAATTGCCAACCCCGATTGGGCTAGTCGCTTGCCAGGACTGTCGGATCCGATCGCCGAGCTACCCGCCCCCCGTGCTGCTGCCAAAGCCGCTCAACAGCAACGCCTACCCATTGTCAAAGAGCCCCAGTTGGAACGGGATCCCTTTGCTTTGGATCCCTTGGCCAGCCTTTCCTACGTGCCCTCGATCATGTACCACGATGTGGTGGCCAGCCGTAAAGAAGTCTGGTTCGACACCACCCTGGCGGAGTTGCGACAACATTTCGAGGCGATCAAACAGGCAGGGGTCACCCCGATTCACATCGATCAGCTCTACAAACACCTGCGAGATGGGGATCCCTTGCCCGAGAAGGCCATCCTTCTCACCTTCGATGATGCCTATCTGGGCCTGTACGAAAATGCCTACCCCCTCCTGAAGGAGTACAACTACCCCGCTGCCTATTTTGTGCAAACGGGCTTTGTCGGCGTACCCACCAGCAAAGATCACTTTACCTGGGAGCAAATGCGGGAGATGGACGCCAGCGGCCTCATTGATTTTGCCGCCCACACCGTCAACCATCCCCCCGATCTGCGGGTGTTGGATGATGCCCGCCTGCGCCGGGAAGTGTTTGACTGCAAAACCAAGTTAGAAGAAGAACTGGGCCACCGCATCGACTACTTCGCCTATCCGGAAGGGAACCGGGACGAGCGGGTGATGCAATACCTGGCGGATGCGGGTTACTTGATGTCCTTCACCATGGATCCCGGCTTTACCGGGCAATCCCCCAATTTGCTGGAGGTGCGTCGGTTTAACCAATTCCGGATTACCGAGGCGATCATCGGGGCCAAAACCATCAACCTGAGCCGTAGTCCCGACTATTTGCTAGACGTGACCCAACCGCTGGCTTTGACCGATGAAGTGATCGATCAAGTGCGCACCCTCACCATTCGCGGTGGGCGGGCTGCCACGGTTCATGCGGAGCGTCGGTATGAGGTCAGCACCCTGGCGCAGCGCTATCAAGCGGATGCGGGCATCAACGGCAGCTTTTTCTCGATCCCCTGGATTAACTCCGCCAGTAACATCATGGTCGGGCCGGTCATGGCCGCCAACCACAAAACCTTCATTCCCGGTCGCCCAGAGGATGACAGGGTGGTGCGGGGTCGCCCCTTGGTGTTGATAGGTAAAGATCGGGTTCGCTTCGTCCCCTTCGACCCCGATACCATGACCAACTTGGCCAGCATTCAAGAGCTGATGCCGGATGTCACCGATCTGTTTGTGGCCGGTTTGTGGCTGGTAAAGGATGGTCAGGCTCTCAGTCAGACAGAGATCGACTCGTTTCGCCTCTCCAGTGCCGAGGAATTTCGCCCCAGGGCCTTTTTTGGCATCGATGACCAAGACCAAGTGGTGATCGGGGTAACCAAAACCCACGTCAATGCTGCCATCTTGGCCCGCATTTTGCCCAAAACCGGCATCCGCGAGGCCATTCTTTTGGATTCCGGCTTTAGTACCTCATTGCTCTACGAGGGGGAGATCCTGGCCACCGGCCATGCGGGCCCCAACCAACCCAGCCGCCCGGTTCCCCATGCCATTTTGCTCTACGATATGACCCAGCTCTGGGCTGGGGATCCCCGCTCCGCGACACCCACCACTCCCCAGGCGGGCATTGATGTGGAGGGATTGGTGCATCTGCTGCCCACCAGCGAGCAGGACTCCGCCAAAGCCTATCTGAACAGTGTTCTGGCCGGCCAGCGCACCCTGAAGCGAGGGGATCGCGGCTCGGCGGTGGTAGCTTTGCAACTGGGCTTGAGCCGATTGGCCACCAAACAGGGACGGGCGGATTTGCTCCCCTCTGGCCCCGATGGGGTGTACGGCAACGAGGTGGCCCAGGCGATGGCGGAGTTGGTGCTGGCGGATCCTGCTCCTATTCCTATAAGTTCTACGAATTCCAATGGATCCCTGGATCCGATCCCGCAAGCGACTCCTACCCCCTTGGTGGTCGGAACGGCCCCAACAACTGCCCCCCGCGGTGTAGAAGAGATCAACGCCCAACTGCTGCAACAACTGCTGGATCGGGTCAAGCTGGCACCGCCGTCGGTGTTGGTGGAGACGAGGCTGGAACGACAAGCCCTACCCCTGGAGCGCAAGCCGGAGCGCAAACCTCTGCCCAGCCTCGCGGCAGAAGCCCGACGGATAGCCCCTAGCGCAACTTCTCAGTTGGGTTCGTGA
- a CDS encoding phycobilisome linker polypeptide, translating to MAKLLLGDQSFEVEPLADVPTDWPGIKVMSTGAKLEVPVGAVVKVESEDGNLAGSYKVVYRLAPAYPRTWRLLLERDGAAPAAEVAPASESGPAHVSTSESLLANGDKTFTIKVSGVVGGGVRKSVLEYKVPFSRLSQEVKRITKMGGQILSISESNVLSNLN from the coding sequence ATGGCCAAGTTGTTGCTGGGGGATCAATCCTTCGAGGTGGAGCCACTTGCAGATGTACCCACCGACTGGCCTGGAATTAAAGTCATGTCCACCGGGGCCAAGCTGGAGGTTCCGGTTGGGGCTGTGGTGAAGGTGGAGTCGGAGGATGGCAACCTGGCCGGCTCCTATAAGGTGGTCTACCGGCTTGCCCCTGCCTACCCACGCACCTGGCGGCTGCTCTTAGAACGGGATGGTGCTGCCCCTGCCGCCGAGGTCGCTCCCGCTTCAGAATCTGGCCCTGCTCACGTCAGCACCTCAGAGTCATTGTTAGCCAACGGCGATAAAACCTTCACCATCAAAGTATCTGGCGTGGTAGGGGGAGGCGTGCGCAAAAGCGTCCTCGAGTACAAGGTGCCCTTTAGCCGCCTCTCTCAGGAGGTTAAGCGCATCACCAAAATGGGCGGGCAAATCCTCAGCATTTCGGAATCCAATGTCTTGAGCAACCTCAATTGA
- a CDS encoding DUF4079 domain-containing protein codes for MDLSSLALPDLSGWSEQLTAALQPVAQVFAGLDLPQPIVQWGHPLMMGIVVVVMGSFVGLTGWRGRALRLAAEAAGDLEGSQSAQKHLFDHRKLAPWMATFLALGYTGGILSLVMQGEPLLSSPHFWTGSLVLLLLGVNGALSITGFGGNRAALRTTHAYVGSLILCVLVAHAAFGIKLGLSL; via the coding sequence ATGGACTTGTCGAGCTTGGCTTTGCCGGATCTATCCGGTTGGTCGGAGCAGTTGACTGCCGCTTTGCAGCCGGTGGCCCAGGTGTTTGCCGGGCTGGATCTGCCACAGCCGATTGTGCAATGGGGGCACCCCTTGATGATGGGCATTGTGGTGGTGGTGATGGGCAGCTTTGTCGGCCTGACGGGTTGGCGGGGACGGGCCTTGCGCTTGGCGGCAGAAGCCGCAGGTGACTTGGAGGGATCCCAATCGGCCCAGAAACATCTGTTTGACCATCGTAAGTTGGCTCCCTGGATGGCGACGTTTTTGGCATTGGGCTACACAGGCGGCATTCTGTCTTTGGTGATGCAAGGGGAACCCCTGTTGAGCAGCCCCCATTTTTGGACGGGATCCCTAGTGTTACTGTTATTGGGGGTGAATGGGGCTTTGTCCATCACGGGCTTTGGGGGCAACCGCGCTGCGTTGCGAACCACCCATGCCTATGTGGGCAGCCTGATTCTCTGTGTGCTGGTTGCTCATGCAGCGTTCGGGATTAAGTTGGGCCTGTCCTTGTAA
- a CDS encoding ArnT family glycosyltransferase, producing the protein MPAIVLLILVLSLILRLLIAAGLPPGFDEAYYYLYTRHLDWSYFDHPPLVAWVTGFGPLLTGQVSALSIRLGSMLLFTGSSLLLYQSGVHLFSVRAGLISLAVANIAPILLVGFGVLTLPDSPLIFFMSATLWVCSREFFPLPARSMQGQFGLYGATRYQPGPRLALIGLLVGLAGLGKYHGLALGFGLVLFCLLSPHHRRALGSGWTVMAVLGFLLALSPVLFWNAQQDWVSFRFQGGRALPEAGYRLLDLALTVLVGILYLLPSLGIPLWRVSLVDSGRIALQIMQGLRLTDGDLKRLLILACGLPLVLGFTVMGGYRQILPTWPMPGFWVLTLLLGSRWEGWRRVGRGLIASLLIGVLLVGLGLAHVRYGLLQAPGGLGLWPVEKDPSTQLIEIEPLRRAFQTDPDLVQALAEADFVFTNAYFLAGQIAMALAPLTDKPLTCLDEDLRGFAFWSEPQDWLGQNGLLITSELFRPSAGIPATYGDYFVSLEPVAEIPLLRAGAVAQTFQVYLARQMLRPYPRPYSRLR; encoded by the coding sequence TTGCCTGCGATTGTCCTGCTGATTTTGGTGCTCAGCCTGATCCTGCGTCTCCTGATTGCGGCTGGATTGCCCCCTGGCTTTGACGAGGCCTACTACTACCTCTACACTCGCCATCTGGATTGGAGCTATTTCGACCATCCGCCGTTGGTGGCTTGGGTGACCGGCTTTGGGCCCCTCTTGACCGGGCAGGTATCAGCCCTTTCTATCCGTCTGGGATCTATGCTGTTGTTCACGGGATCCTCGCTATTGCTCTACCAGAGCGGGGTTCACCTCTTTTCAGTCCGAGCGGGGCTGATCAGCTTGGCGGTGGCCAATATTGCCCCGATTTTGCTTGTGGGGTTCGGGGTGCTGACGCTGCCGGATAGCCCACTGATTTTTTTTATGTCGGCGACGTTGTGGGTGTGTAGCCGAGAATTTTTCCCTCTCCCTGCTCGCAGTATGCAGGGTCAGTTCGGGCTATACGGGGCCACTCGTTATCAGCCGGGGCCAAGACTGGCGCTGATCGGGTTGCTGGTGGGCCTGGCCGGTTTGGGGAAATACCACGGGTTGGCGTTGGGGTTTGGTCTGGTGTTGTTTTGTTTGCTTAGCCCTCATCACCGTCGTGCCTTGGGGTCGGGATGGACGGTCATGGCTGTGCTGGGTTTTTTGCTGGCCCTCAGCCCTGTGCTGTTTTGGAATGCCCAACAGGATTGGGTTTCCTTCCGCTTTCAGGGGGGGCGGGCACTGCCGGAGGCGGGGTATCGGTTGCTGGATCTGGCCCTGACGGTTTTGGTCGGGATCCTGTATTTGCTGCCCAGCTTGGGGATCCCGCTATGGCGGGTGAGTTTGGTGGATAGCGGACGGATTGCGCTGCAGATAATGCAAGGACTGCGCCTCACGGACGGGGATCTGAAGCGGCTACTGATTCTGGCCTGTGGGTTGCCGTTGGTGCTGGGGTTTACGGTGATGGGGGGGTATCGCCAGATTCTGCCCACTTGGCCGATGCCGGGGTTTTGGGTATTGACCTTGTTGTTGGGATCCCGCTGGGAAGGGTGGAGACGGGTGGGGCGTGGGTTGATTGCTTCACTGCTGATCGGGGTTTTGCTGGTGGGCTTGGGGTTGGCCCATGTGCGGTACGGCCTGTTGCAGGCGCCGGGAGGGTTGGGGCTGTGGCCGGTAGAGAAGGATCCCTCGACTCAGCTCATCGAGATCGAGCCGTTGCGGCGGGCGTTTCAGACGGATCCCGACTTGGTTCAGGCCCTGGCAGAAGCGGATTTTGTCTTTACCAATGCCTACTTTTTGGCAGGACAGATCGCTATGGCTCTGGCTCCACTGACGGATAAACCCCTCACCTGCTTGGATGAGGATCTGCGGGGGTTTGCCTTTTGGTCGGAACCCCAAGATTGGCTGGGACAGAATGGGCTGTTGATCACCTCAGAGCTGTTTCGACCTAGCGCAGGGATCCCGGCCACCTACGGTGACTATTTTGTCAGCCTCGAACCCGTGGCAGAGATTCCCCTTTTGCGGGCGGGGGCGGTGGCGCAAACCTTTCAGGTGTACCTGGCTCGCCAAATGCTCAGGCCCTATCCTCGTCCTTATTCTCGCTTGCGGTAA
- a CDS encoding dihydrofolate reductase family protein, whose amino-acid sequence MGRVILYIAISLDGYIAETDGSVDWLQPFEEQGEDYSYDVLWQRLGALIMGGKTYRQVLGFGSWPYGDRSTYVLTRQPLGDPPRPTIQAYAGDVGSLVQKIRQHTDGDLWLVGGAELVGQVLQQNLLDELILACMPLLIGDGIRLFQPGYPTQHWQLLKAHSFPSGVVLSHYRKRE is encoded by the coding sequence ATGGGAAGAGTCATCCTCTACATTGCCATCAGCTTGGATGGCTACATTGCAGAGACCGATGGCTCGGTGGATTGGCTCCAGCCTTTCGAAGAGCAAGGGGAAGATTACAGCTACGACGTACTCTGGCAGCGATTAGGTGCTCTGATTATGGGAGGCAAAACCTACCGACAGGTGCTCGGCTTTGGAAGCTGGCCTTACGGAGATAGGTCCACTTATGTGCTCACCCGACAGCCGCTGGGGGATCCGCCTCGTCCAACGATTCAAGCCTATGCCGGAGATGTGGGATCCCTTGTGCAAAAAATTCGCCAGCACACTGACGGAGATCTTTGGTTGGTGGGCGGGGCCGAACTGGTAGGTCAGGTTCTCCAACAAAACTTGCTCGACGAGTTGATTTTGGCCTGCATGCCCCTGCTCATTGGGGATGGGATCCGCCTATTTCAACCGGGCTATCCAACCCAACATTGGCAGTTGCTCAAGGCACACTCTTTTCCAAGTGGCGTGGTGCTCAGCCATTACCGCAAGCGAGAATAA
- a CDS encoding PadR family transcriptional regulator has protein sequence MSLAHAIMASLVEEASSGYELVKDFNERIACYWQASQQQIYRELNRLEEQGWIAGERVIQTDRPNKKLYRITPTGLQALKEWVAQPSDPAAIREELLVKVLAGYLVDPLVIQAEVQRRREYHQARLEHYHQMEKAYFQNLEAAPLPKQFMYLTLRRGIHYETDWVAWCDETLEWLKGLVRQPEQEQLAPLREAASALG, from the coding sequence ATGTCCCTTGCCCATGCCATCATGGCCAGCCTCGTCGAAGAGGCCAGCAGCGGCTACGAACTGGTGAAAGACTTTAACGAGCGTATTGCCTGCTACTGGCAAGCCAGCCAACAACAGATCTATCGGGAACTCAACCGCCTGGAAGAACAGGGGTGGATCGCAGGAGAACGGGTGATCCAAACTGACCGGCCCAATAAAAAGCTTTACCGCATCACCCCCACAGGATTGCAGGCCCTCAAAGAATGGGTGGCACAGCCCTCTGATCCAGCAGCAATTCGAGAAGAACTGTTGGTAAAGGTGCTGGCGGGTTATCTAGTGGATCCGCTCGTGATTCAGGCGGAGGTGCAACGGCGACGGGAATACCATCAAGCCCGTTTGGAACACTACCACCAAATGGAGAAGGCGTATTTTCAGAACTTAGAGGCTGCCCCACTGCCCAAGCAATTTATGTACCTTACCCTGCGTCGCGGCATCCACTACGAGACCGATTGGGTGGCTTGGTGCGATGAAACCCTGGAGTGGCTGAAGGGATTGGTTAGGCAGCCGGAACAAGAACAACTTGCCCCTCTCAGAGAAGCAGCATCCGCGCTAGGATAA
- a CDS encoding exopolysaccharide biosynthesis protein: MARLSQELAQFSRFHDGLEPSDLHSEVIGSLNPQETIRVEQILKLTGERSFGLFLVVLSLPSALPLPAPGYSTPFGFFILLLAAQLVAGRTTPWLPERILQKSIPLTQFQKLVRAGIPWLQRIEKVSHPRWTWLCRTRLGQGVLGTLISLMGISMIIPIPGTNTLPAIGVFVTAFGLMEEDGILCSLGSLICVGGGLLTTSILVGLWLGGTTLLDWLSR, from the coding sequence ATGGCTCGTCTGTCCCAAGAGCTGGCCCAGTTTTCGCGCTTTCACGACGGCCTAGAGCCATCGGATCTCCACTCTGAAGTCATCGGATCCTTGAATCCCCAGGAAACAATCCGTGTCGAACAGATTCTAAAACTGACAGGTGAGCGCAGTTTTGGTTTGTTTCTAGTGGTTCTTTCTCTGCCCTCGGCGTTACCGTTGCCCGCTCCTGGTTATTCCACCCCCTTTGGCTTTTTCATTCTCCTGCTGGCGGCTCAGTTGGTGGCGGGGCGAACCACTCCTTGGTTACCGGAACGGATCCTACAAAAAAGCATTCCGTTAACTCAATTTCAAAAGCTGGTGCGCGCAGGCATCCCATGGTTGCAGCGCATTGAAAAAGTTTCCCACCCTCGCTGGACATGGTTGTGTAGGACTCGCCTTGGCCAAGGGGTTTTGGGCACTCTGATCAGTCTGATGGGGATTTCCATGATCATCCCGATCCCAGGTACCAATACTCTGCCTGCAATTGGGGTCTTTGTCACTGCCTTTGGCCTCATGGAAGAAGACGGGATCCTGTGCAGCCTGGGATCCCTGATTTGTGTGGGGGGTGGATTACTGACAACCTCGATTTTGGTGGGGCTATGGCTGGGGGGAACAACTCTGCTGGATTGGCTAAGTCGCTAG
- a CDS encoding BMP family protein has protein sequence MSRLDFSWLGWSREWLSRLTFALAMLSLFVLGQTTQAQSNSDISGMKLAIILGGTANDGSWNQVAADAGKALQAKGVEVAIIEQIPDPDVERVLRQYAEQDFDLIIGHSFNHQDAVFAVAEDFPEVNFSWGGAIGRVSENVSDYDQPFHEGAYLVGILAGELSQTGKLGALYGFEIPVCKAMGNALWAGAQLVNPEATLTDVAVGDWYDVGRAKEAALAQAETGVDFWIGCGQGPTWGSIEAAKEIEGFSTGYVGNMTELGPEVVVTNIVWNLEPTFEQMLKDIQAGTYAEQYYSLGVAEDAVRLEFNPAFEGRISPATLALYEATLAKIQSGEFEVPFQPN, from the coding sequence ATGTCTCGGTTGGACTTCTCTTGGCTGGGTTGGAGTCGGGAATGGCTTTCACGGTTAACCTTCGCACTTGCCATGCTCAGCCTCTTCGTTTTGGGACAGACAACCCAGGCGCAATCCAACAGTGATATCAGCGGCATGAAGCTGGCGATCATTTTGGGGGGAACTGCCAACGACGGCTCTTGGAACCAAGTGGCTGCCGATGCGGGTAAAGCCCTACAGGCCAAGGGGGTAGAAGTGGCGATCATAGAACAGATCCCGGATCCGGATGTGGAGCGGGTGTTGCGCCAGTATGCCGAGCAGGATTTTGACCTGATTATCGGCCATTCGTTTAACCATCAGGACGCTGTGTTTGCGGTGGCAGAAGACTTTCCGGAGGTGAACTTTTCTTGGGGAGGGGCGATTGGTCGTGTCAGTGAGAATGTCTCAGATTACGATCAGCCTTTTCACGAGGGGGCCTATCTGGTGGGGATCCTGGCGGGAGAACTGAGCCAAACCGGCAAGCTAGGGGCACTCTACGGCTTTGAGATCCCGGTGTGTAAAGCGATGGGCAATGCCCTTTGGGCAGGGGCGCAATTGGTGAACCCAGAGGCAACGCTCACGGATGTAGCGGTGGGGGATTGGTACGATGTTGGGCGGGCCAAAGAAGCCGCTCTGGCCCAGGCGGAAACCGGCGTGGATTTTTGGATTGGCTGCGGGCAAGGCCCCACCTGGGGATCCATCGAAGCGGCCAAAGAGATAGAAGGCTTTAGCACCGGCTATGTGGGCAACATGACGGAGTTGGGGCCGGAGGTGGTGGTCACCAATATTGTTTGGAACCTGGAGCCCACCTTTGAACAGATGTTGAAAGATATCCAGGCGGGCACCTACGCGGAGCAGTACTATTCGCTGGGGGTCGCAGAGGATGCTGTGCGGCTAGAGTTTAACCCTGCTTTCGAAGGACGCATCAGCCCGGCAACCCTAGCCCTTTACGAAGCAACCCTGGCCAAGATTCAGAGTGGCGAATTTGAGGTGCCCTTCCAGCCCAACTAA
- a CDS encoding aromatic ring-hydroxylating dioxygenase subunit alpha — MSERSRDPIPKAPTAALDPTQDPLIRGDWHAVARVQDLETTSQPVAVRLLEEDLLIWKAEGGWRCWQDRCVHRGTALSLGTVKESTLICPYHGWVFDAQGQCIHIPAHPEQPPPRRACIPTYAVQERYGLLWVCLSEPQQHIPPFPEWEDPSFRPLSSPGYRVRACGTRAIENFLDVSHFPFVHKAILGDPAHPVIPDYRVQITPDGVLAENVRVYQPDPYGTGVGDTVSYTYRALRPLTAYLRKDSAEQCVAILLTVTPHSEQESTLWMLMAMNYAHNTPAQELLDWQEAIVLQDIPILESQRPVQLPLDPQQELHLASDQSAIVYRRWLKTLGLQFGVLP; from the coding sequence ATGAGCGAACGATCTCGGGATCCCATCCCCAAAGCGCCAACAGCAGCGCTGGATCCGACGCAGGATCCCCTAATCCGAGGGGATTGGCATGCGGTGGCACGGGTGCAGGATCTGGAGACCACCTCTCAGCCTGTGGCAGTACGGCTGCTGGAGGAAGATCTGCTGATTTGGAAAGCGGAAGGGGGGTGGCGCTGTTGGCAGGATCGTTGCGTCCATCGCGGTACGGCCCTATCCTTGGGCACCGTCAAAGAATCCACCCTGATCTGCCCCTATCACGGCTGGGTGTTCGATGCGCAGGGGCAGTGTATTCATATTCCCGCTCACCCGGAACAACCCCCGCCGAGACGGGCCTGCATTCCCACCTACGCCGTACAGGAGCGCTATGGGCTGCTTTGGGTATGTTTAAGTGAGCCGCAACAGCATATTCCCCCTTTCCCGGAATGGGAGGATCCCAGCTTTCGGCCCCTGTCCTCTCCTGGCTATCGCGTTCGCGCCTGTGGTACCCGGGCCATTGAAAACTTCTTGGATGTCAGCCATTTTCCTTTTGTGCATAAGGCGATTTTAGGGGATCCCGCCCATCCGGTGATTCCTGACTATCGGGTGCAGATCACCCCAGACGGCGTGCTAGCGGAAAATGTGCGCGTATATCAGCCGGATCCCTATGGCACGGGGGTGGGGGATACAGTGTCTTATACCTACCGCGCCCTGCGCCCCCTGACGGCCTATTTGCGCAAAGACTCGGCGGAGCAGTGTGTGGCCATTCTGCTGACGGTGACCCCCCACTCGGAGCAAGAGAGCACCCTGTGGATGTTGATGGCCATGAACTACGCCCACAACACCCCAGCCCAGGAATTGCTGGACTGGCAGGAGGCGATCGTGCTGCAAGATATCCCGATCTTGGAGTCGCAGCGGCCTGTGCAACTGCCTTTGGATCCCCAACAGGAGCTACACCTGGCCTCGGATCAATCCGCCATTGTCTATCGGCGCTGGCTGAAGACCTTGGGCTTGCAGTTTGGAGTTTTGCCCTGA